The following coding sequences lie in one Bacteroidota bacterium genomic window:
- the ung gene encoding uracil-DNA glycosylase, which produces MTGPTDISQTRKPELEATWLEVLQDEFDAPYFQLLRDFFVEERRQHIVYPPGHLIFNAFNSTPLPAVKVVILGQDPYHGPSQAHGLCFSVPYGVEIPPSLRNIYKELSSDVGFRDPGHGNLEQWAARGVLLLNATLTVRKDMPGSHQGKGWEQFTDAAIRAISEYRAGVVFLLWGKYAIAKQALIDTEKHFVLTAPHPSPLSASRGFFGCKHFSKTNEILDRIGYGAIDWQL; this is translated from the coding sequence ATGACCGGGCCGACAGATATATCGCAAACACGAAAACCCGAACTTGAAGCCACATGGCTCGAAGTGCTTCAGGATGAGTTTGATGCCCCTTATTTTCAGCTGTTGCGCGATTTCTTTGTCGAGGAGCGGAGGCAGCACATTGTGTATCCTCCTGGTCACCTTATTTTCAATGCCTTCAACAGCACACCTCTGCCAGCTGTAAAAGTTGTCATCCTCGGACAGGATCCTTACCATGGGCCTAGCCAGGCGCATGGCCTCTGTTTTTCAGTACCTTACGGCGTGGAAATTCCGCCCAGCCTGAGAAATATCTACAAAGAGCTGAGCAGCGACGTTGGGTTTCGCGATCCCGGACACGGCAACCTGGAGCAATGGGCCGCCCGTGGGGTATTGTTGCTCAACGCCACCCTGACCGTTCGCAAAGACATGCCCGGATCGCATCAGGGCAAAGGTTGGGAACAATTTACCGATGCTGCCATCCGTGCCATCTCGGAATACCGGGCCGGTGTGGTGTTTTTGCTTTGGGGGAAATATGCCATTGCAAAACAAGCCCTCATCGACACCGAAAAACACTTTGTGCTCACCGCCCCCCACCCTTCCCCACTCTCAGCTTCGAGGGGGTTCTTTGGCTGCAAACACTTCTCGAAAACAAACGAAATCCTCGACAGAATAGGTTACGGCGCCATCGACTGGCAACTATGA
- a CDS encoding PASTA domain-containing protein, which yields MKRLAIHILLAVLLTLALIWFAITMLNSFTRHGKVYVIPDYTGMDHQKIISEYGRLFNFIITDSIYQKEGNYGAVLQQDPYPGAKVKQGRNVYLVIAARQPEKVNVPNLVNLSLRQALASLESAGLLTGEISYTPHFARNAVVRQLHKGMPIEPGEQLFRGSEIDLVLGDGGEDFRVPFPMLIGLRPDELRTTLHSNGLNLGNEYFEDGCTRENGRAYRVLPFYHKSQPVKPGTFITVYYKSENAINFNRYIRDSLYLIENEPADTIEAIPEEPEF from the coding sequence ATGAAGCGACTTGCAATACATATTCTGCTTGCTGTTTTGCTCACACTTGCCCTCATTTGGTTTGCCATAACCATGCTCAACAGCTTTACCCGGCATGGCAAGGTCTATGTGATTCCCGATTACACCGGCATGGATCATCAGAAGATTATCAGTGAGTATGGCAGGTTGTTCAACTTCATCATTACCGACAGCATTTACCAGAAAGAAGGCAACTATGGCGCAGTGTTGCAGCAGGATCCCTATCCGGGAGCAAAAGTCAAGCAGGGACGCAATGTTTATCTGGTGATTGCAGCACGTCAGCCCGAAAAAGTAAACGTGCCTAATCTGGTTAATCTCTCTTTGCGTCAGGCACTTGCAAGTCTTGAGTCTGCCGGCCTGCTCACGGGCGAGATAAGCTACACACCACATTTTGCCCGAAATGCAGTGGTCAGGCAGTTGCACAAGGGCATGCCCATCGAACCCGGCGAGCAACTGTTCCGGGGGTCAGAAATTGACCTGGTTTTGGGCGACGGAGGCGAGGATTTCAGGGTTCCTTTCCCCATGTTGATCGGTCTCAGGCCGGATGAACTGAGAACGACCCTGCACAGCAACGGCCTCAATCTTGGAAACGAATATTTCGAGGACGGCTGCACGCGCGAAAATGGCAGAGCATACAGGGTGCTGCCTTTTTACCACAAATCGCAACCTGTCAAGCCCGGCACATTCATCACCGTGTATTACAAGTCGGAAAATGCCATCAATTTCAACCGCTACATACGCGATAGTCTTTATCTGATTGAAAACGAACCGGCCGATACAATTGAGGCAATACCCGAAGAACCAGAGTTTTAG
- a CDS encoding non-canonical purine NTP diphosphatase: MKTLIFATNNKHKLEEIRAIAGQNIHILSLSEIGFSGEIPETADTIAGNALQKARFIFEKFNLPVFADDTGLEVEALDGAPGVYSARYAGQNASYANNVKKLLKALSGKENRKARFVTVIALVDGNETLLFEGVVNGHITSDIRGDGGFGYDPVFLPDGFEKTFAEMSPDEKNKISHRALATEKLISYLKNL; the protein is encoded by the coding sequence ATGAAAACCCTGATCTTTGCTACCAACAACAAACACAAACTCGAAGAAATCCGGGCCATCGCAGGCCAGAACATCCATATCCTTAGCCTCAGCGAGATCGGGTTTTCGGGCGAAATCCCCGAAACCGCAGATACGATTGCAGGCAACGCGCTTCAGAAAGCACGTTTCATCTTCGAAAAGTTCAATCTTCCGGTTTTTGCCGACGATACCGGCCTGGAAGTGGAAGCCCTGGATGGCGCACCAGGGGTTTATTCGGCCCGGTATGCCGGCCAAAATGCCAGCTACGCCAACAATGTAAAAAAACTCCTGAAAGCCCTGTCGGGAAAAGAAAACCGAAAAGCCCGGTTCGTCACAGTCATCGCCCTGGTTGACGGAAATGAAACCCTGCTCTTCGAGGGTGTGGTAAATGGACACATCACATCCGACATCCGTGGCGATGGCGGATTTGGTTACGACCCCGTTTTTCTGCCCGATGGTTTCGAAAAAACCTTTGCCGAGATGAGTCCGGATGAAAAAAACAAAATCAGTCACAGGGCGCTGGCCACTGAAAAGCTGATCAGTTATCTTAAAAATCTTTGA
- the ggt gene encoding gamma-glutamyltransferase: MRTFAYPLTLLLVTMFSLLYGQDRITGRNFATRSEVIARNGIAATSHPLATQVALQILREGGSAVDAAIAANAVLGLVEPTGCGIGGDLFAIVWDEESKKLYGLNASGRSPMKLTYDYFRKNKIRTIPSYGPLSVSVPGCVDGWNELHKRFGKLPHASLLEPAIRYAEEGFPLTDVIAYYWKINAERLKSYPGFSHVFLPNGTAPVKGDIFRNPWLANTYKILAREGFRSFYEGSIATTIERYMRDNEGFLSAADLAAHRSEWVEPVSTNYRGYDVWQLPPNGQGIAVLQMLNILELYDIKGMGFGSRDYIHTFVEAKKLAFEDRARYYADPDFASIPVQRLISKEYARERAKLIDPNKAGKSYPAGLLETDNTIYLTVADQWGNMVSLIQSNYRGMGSGMTPTGLGFVLQNRGESFSLEPGHPNVYAPGKRPFHTIIPGFVTKDGQPWLSFGLMGGAMQPQGHVQILVNLIDFGMNLQEAGDAMRISHEGSPEPTGGQMSDGGWVNLESGFNYETIRELMKMGHRIKFDMGGYGGYQAIMRDPKTGVYYGASESRKDGQAAGY, encoded by the coding sequence ATGAGAACTTTCGCATACCCCCTCACCTTACTGCTTGTTACGATGTTTTCGCTGCTTTATGGGCAGGACCGCATCACAGGCCGGAACTTCGCAACCCGTTCGGAGGTGATTGCCCGCAACGGTATAGCTGCCACCAGTCACCCGCTGGCCACCCAGGTTGCCCTCCAGATCTTGCGCGAAGGTGGCTCGGCGGTGGATGCAGCCATTGCAGCCAATGCGGTGTTGGGTTTGGTAGAGCCAACCGGATGCGGCATTGGCGGCGACCTTTTTGCCATTGTATGGGACGAAGAAAGCAAAAAGCTGTATGGCCTCAACGCCTCCGGCCGTTCGCCCATGAAACTCACTTACGACTATTTCAGGAAGAACAAAATCAGGACGATTCCATCCTATGGCCCCTTGTCGGTTTCAGTTCCGGGTTGTGTGGACGGCTGGAATGAACTGCACAAACGTTTTGGCAAACTGCCACACGCAAGCCTGCTCGAGCCTGCCATCCGCTATGCAGAGGAAGGCTTTCCACTTACCGACGTGATTGCATATTACTGGAAAATCAATGCCGAGCGGCTGAAATCCTATCCCGGTTTTTCGCATGTCTTCCTCCCCAATGGCACCGCCCCCGTAAAAGGCGATATCTTTCGCAACCCCTGGCTGGCCAATACCTACAAGATTCTAGCGCGCGAAGGCTTTCGTTCGTTTTACGAGGGCAGCATAGCTACCACCATCGAGCGCTACATGCGCGACAACGAGGGTTTCCTTAGTGCCGCCGACCTTGCCGCACACAGATCGGAATGGGTTGAGCCCGTTTCGACCAACTACCGTGGGTACGACGTCTGGCAGCTTCCACCAAACGGACAAGGCATTGCGGTGCTGCAGATGCTCAACATCCTCGAGCTCTACGACATCAAGGGCATGGGATTTGGCAGCCGCGACTACATCCACACTTTTGTGGAAGCCAAAAAGCTCGCCTTCGAAGACCGGGCCAGGTATTATGCCGACCCTGACTTTGCCAGCATTCCGGTGCAGCGCCTCATCTCGAAGGAGTACGCCCGGGAGCGCGCCAAACTCATCGACCCCAATAAGGCCGGAAAAAGCTATCCGGCCGGCCTACTTGAAACCGACAACACCATTTACCTGACGGTGGCCGACCAATGGGGCAATATGGTCTCGCTTATCCAGAGCAATTACCGTGGCATGGGCAGCGGCATGACCCCCACCGGCCTGGGTTTTGTACTGCAAAACAGGGGCGAATCGTTCAGCCTCGAGCCAGGACATCCCAATGTATATGCGCCCGGCAAGCGCCCATTTCACACCATCATTCCGGGTTTTGTGACCAAAGACGGCCAGCCCTGGCTCAGCTTTGGCCTTATGGGTGGCGCCATGCAGCCTCAGGGCCATGTGCAGATCCTGGTGAACTTGATCGATTTCGGCATGAATCTGCAGGAAGCAGGCGATGCCATGCGCATCAGCCACGAAGGCAGCCCCGAACCCACCGGCGGACAAATGAGCGACGGAGGCTGGGTCAACCTGGAATCGGGTTTCAACTATGAAACCATACGCGAATTGATGAAGATGGGGCACCGCATCAAATTCGACATGGGAGGCTATGGCGGATACCAGGCCATCATGCGCGACCCCAAAACGGGCGTCTATTACGGAGCATCCGAATCGCGAAAAGACGGTCAGGCAGCAGGATATTAA
- a CDS encoding SDR family oxidoreductase produces the protein MRNKVVLITGASSGIGKAMAVEAARRGARLAIMARNASALEETASRCRKLGAEVLVFAGDVSQEADCKAFAEKSAETFGRIDVLVNNAGISMRALFNDLDLSVIRKVMDINFWGTVYCTKYALPYLLESRGTVAGISSIAGYKGLPGRTGYSASKFAMHGFLEALRIENLHRGLHVLIACPGFTASNIRNVALAADGSAQGESPRDEAKMMPAETVAVHVLDAIEKRRNSIVLTSQGKLTVWLNKFFPKLVDRLVFNHMAEEPDAPFAK, from the coding sequence ATGAGAAACAAAGTTGTACTGATCACCGGGGCATCTTCGGGCATCGGTAAGGCAATGGCTGTGGAAGCTGCCCGACGCGGCGCACGCCTGGCCATCATGGCCCGAAATGCATCAGCACTCGAAGAAACAGCATCCCGGTGCCGGAAATTGGGTGCAGAGGTCTTGGTTTTTGCCGGAGACGTCAGCCAGGAGGCCGACTGCAAAGCTTTTGCTGAAAAAAGTGCAGAGACTTTCGGCCGTATAGACGTGCTCGTCAACAATGCGGGGATTTCGATGCGTGCCTTGTTCAACGACCTGGACCTGAGTGTGATTCGTAAGGTGATGGATATCAACTTCTGGGGAACGGTTTATTGCACCAAATATGCCTTGCCCTACCTGCTCGAAAGCAGGGGAACCGTGGCGGGCATTTCGTCTATTGCGGGCTACAAAGGCCTGCCCGGGCGCACAGGTTATTCGGCTTCCAAGTTTGCCATGCATGGATTTCTGGAAGCCCTGCGCATCGAGAACCTGCATCGCGGTTTGCATGTGCTCATTGCCTGTCCGGGATTTACAGCCAGCAATATCCGCAATGTGGCTCTGGCTGCCGATGGTTCGGCCCAGGGCGAATCGCCACGCGATGAGGCAAAGATGATGCCGGCCGAAACGGTGGCTGTGCATGTGCTCGATGCCATCGAGAAGCGACGGAACTCCATCGTGCTCACATCGCAGGGCAAGCTGACAGTGTGGCTGAATAAGTTTTTCCCGAAGCTGGTGGACAGGCTGGTATTCAACCATATGGCCGAGGAACCCGATGCGCCCTTTGCAAAATAG
- a CDS encoding aspartate aminotransferase family protein, whose translation MLSNRQLFQLHMGLPSVVDDPVEIVEASGIYLYDDQGNRHIDLVSGVSVSNVGHRHPHVLRAIHAQLEQYMHVMVYGKFVHSPQVKLAARLAENLPATLDSVYFVNSGSEAIEGALKLARRATGRSEVVYFRNAYHGGTAGALSVLGHEAMKNAFRPLVPGGRMLDFNNFDQISLISKHTAAVLIEPIQAEAGIILPVPGYLEALRQRCNETGALLIFDEIQMGFGRTAKLFAFEHYGVVPDILCLAKAMGGGMPIGAFVASKQLMHLLTYLPELGHITTFGGHPVSCAASLAALEVILNEQLHIQSEHKGKLFEQRLQAHPAVATIRRKGLMLGVGLEPEVSIDQLMKAFKKHHLVVDQFLFNPGSFRIAPPLTINENEIEEAISLVEASLNQCIA comes from the coding sequence ATGCTCAGCAATCGACAGCTGTTTCAGTTGCATATGGGTTTGCCATCGGTGGTTGACGACCCGGTTGAAATAGTCGAAGCATCAGGCATCTATCTTTACGATGACCAGGGAAACAGGCATATTGATCTGGTCTCGGGCGTTTCGGTGAGCAATGTAGGGCACCGGCATCCGCATGTGCTGCGCGCCATCCATGCGCAACTGGAGCAATACATGCATGTGATGGTGTATGGCAAATTTGTGCATTCGCCCCAGGTGAAACTGGCTGCCAGGCTTGCCGAAAATCTTCCTGCCACGCTCGACAGTGTCTATTTTGTCAACTCAGGTTCCGAGGCCATCGAGGGAGCCCTCAAACTGGCCAGGCGTGCCACTGGCCGTTCCGAGGTTGTTTATTTCCGGAACGCATATCATGGAGGCACGGCAGGTGCGCTTTCCGTGCTGGGCCACGAAGCCATGAAAAACGCATTCCGGCCGCTGGTTCCCGGTGGCAGGATGCTCGACTTCAACAACTTCGATCAGATTTCCCTGATAAGCAAGCACACTGCCGCCGTGCTCATCGAGCCAATACAAGCCGAAGCCGGCATCATCCTGCCCGTCCCCGGATACCTCGAAGCCTTGCGCCAACGTTGCAACGAAACAGGTGCACTGCTGATCTTCGACGAGATACAAATGGGATTCGGGCGCACAGCAAAACTGTTTGCCTTTGAGCATTATGGCGTGGTGCCCGACATCCTCTGCCTGGCCAAGGCCATGGGGGGTGGCATGCCCATCGGAGCTTTCGTGGCTTCGAAACAACTCATGCACCTGCTTACCTATCTCCCGGAGCTCGGACACATCACCACCTTCGGAGGCCATCCAGTCTCCTGCGCCGCATCGCTGGCTGCACTGGAAGTGATTCTGAATGAACAACTTCATATCCAGTCCGAACACAAAGGAAAACTTTTTGAACAACGCCTGCAAGCCCATCCGGCTGTAGCAACCATAAGGCGTAAGGGACTGATGCTGGGTGTCGGGCTCGAGCCTGAGGTGAGCATTGACCAACTGATGAAAGCATTCAAGAAACATCACCTTGTGGTGGATCAGTTTCTGTTCAACCCGGGCAGCTTCCGCATCGCTCCTCCGCTCACCATCAACGAAAACGAAATAGAAGAAGCCATATCACTTGTTGAAGCATCACTAAACCAATGTATTGCATGA
- a CDS encoding D-alanine--D-alanine ligase → MDSRKKVAVVCGGYSGEFEVSAGSGQVVFDALDRKVFEPYLVFIFQDKWICRDHSGAQHPIDRNDFSVQLVHGKLFFDAVFIAVHGVPGEDGKLQGYFDMLGLPYTSCNAVVSALTFNKHFCKQVVAHTGIRLSRSILLRKGEAIDSEEMIRLLGFPMFVKPNSNGSSVGVSKVKTAEQLLPAIEHAFSYDQEVLVEEAIHGREIACGIFEFKGRMMVFPLTEIISHNEFFDYEAKYTAGKSEEITPARLDEETVFEIQATTVNLYKWLGCRGIVRFDYILSDKGLYFLEVNTVPGFSRASIIPQQAQAMGLSLEQLFGMAVQNVLP, encoded by the coding sequence ATGGATTCGAGAAAGAAAGTTGCAGTGGTTTGCGGGGGCTATTCCGGCGAGTTTGAAGTGTCGGCCGGCAGTGGCCAGGTGGTCTTCGATGCGCTCGACCGGAAGGTGTTCGAGCCTTATCTGGTTTTCATCTTCCAGGACAAATGGATCTGCCGGGACCATTCCGGAGCACAACATCCGATTGACAGAAACGATTTCTCTGTGCAGCTTGTGCATGGAAAACTGTTTTTTGATGCGGTGTTCATCGCAGTTCATGGCGTGCCGGGAGAAGACGGCAAACTGCAGGGCTATTTCGATATGCTTGGATTGCCCTACACCAGCTGCAATGCCGTGGTTTCGGCGCTCACCTTCAATAAGCATTTCTGCAAGCAGGTGGTTGCACATACCGGCATCCGGCTTTCGCGCTCCATCCTGCTAAGGAAAGGCGAAGCGATTGATTCAGAAGAAATGATCAGGCTTCTCGGCTTCCCAATGTTTGTAAAACCCAACAGCAATGGCTCGAGTGTGGGTGTGAGCAAGGTGAAAACTGCGGAGCAATTGCTCCCGGCCATCGAACACGCGTTCAGTTACGACCAAGAAGTGCTGGTTGAGGAGGCTATCCATGGAAGGGAGATTGCCTGCGGCATTTTTGAGTTCAAAGGCAGGATGATGGTCTTCCCGCTGACAGAAATTATTTCGCACAACGAGTTTTTCGACTACGAAGCCAAATATACCGCCGGCAAATCGGAGGAGATCACGCCGGCCAGGCTGGATGAGGAAACCGTTTTTGAGATTCAGGCAACCACAGTAAATCTGTATAAGTGGTTGGGATGCAGAGGGATAGTCAGGTTCGACTATATTCTCTCCGACAAGGGGTTGTATTTCCTTGAGGTGAACACTGTCCCCGGATTTTCACGGGCCAGCATCATCCCCCAGCAGGCGCAGGCGATGGGGCTGAGCCTCGAACAACTCTTTGGGATGGCTGTACAAAATGTATTGCCCTGA
- a CDS encoding T9SS type A sorting domain-containing protein, with protein sequence MKKTIAFLIGITFCSSAFAQERVTGLQINPLLHDQAASVPNLKNKAANALTMPFTEHFNSSSYAPDPVKWADNHVFINKDFPVDPPSAGAATFDVLDKNGKVYKHAVSVPFVADYLTSRPIRLDSVFEPQARAISPADSVYFSFYYQPQGRGDRPEPTDSLVLEFGYPTGRLVLDYIDSITIPVDLILIAQGINAIRPLDTVWSPSTCTPGMFMISNRNYTWGDDITLPCDSVFTDEIAWEHIWSGRGMSLEEFETVYQTRFRQVLIPLTDSKFFTHDFRFRFYNWASIADATNPGNRSNVDQWNLDLIHLDINRNHQDKFHDYVGFSGRAPSFLRRYETMPYRQYRAAPTPSVKPGLELKITNLSNEVINTNYQYSVNQTNGDQQFDWDGGICALPPFHLNGFLQCSESCSQACPSVAALFKLDFGIDTTSFKIVHRVNGTGPHTHLGDSLEYLQGFYNYFAYDDGTPEAGYSLEPAGAYLAYQFQLNTPDTLTGVQFLFNRTLNDGNSRLFDLIVWRDLAGQPGQIAYRKVRLRPQWSDERYGFHLYTIDQPVVIGGTFYVGLMQEEPGSLNIGLDRVNNSRQYLFINTDGIWRNSQIDGALMIRPVFGKPYLVGQTEFADHNTFRIWPNPATNKINIDTGHTLGPDTQVLISDISGRLIKTLPYREQIDLHDLRPGTYVVSIFEKNHLVYHARLLVQPQ encoded by the coding sequence ATGAAAAAAACCATAGCCTTCCTGATTGGGATTACATTTTGTTCATCCGCCTTTGCCCAGGAAAGGGTCACAGGATTGCAAATCAATCCTCTGCTTCACGACCAAGCTGCGTCGGTACCTAACCTGAAAAACAAAGCCGCCAACGCCCTCACCATGCCTTTCACCGAGCACTTCAACTCCAGTTCTTATGCTCCGGATCCGGTCAAATGGGCGGACAATCACGTGTTTATAAACAAAGATTTTCCTGTTGATCCGCCCAGTGCAGGTGCAGCCACTTTCGATGTGCTCGACAAAAATGGCAAAGTTTACAAGCATGCTGTTTCGGTGCCTTTTGTAGCTGACTATCTGACTTCCAGACCCATACGCCTTGACTCGGTATTCGAACCACAAGCCCGGGCCATCAGCCCAGCCGATTCGGTGTATTTCAGCTTTTATTACCAACCTCAGGGACGTGGCGACCGTCCTGAACCCACCGACTCGCTCGTCTTGGAATTCGGCTACCCCACCGGCCGCCTGGTGCTCGATTACATCGATTCCATTACCATCCCTGTGGATCTTATCCTTATCGCTCAGGGCATCAATGCCATACGTCCGCTCGACACCGTCTGGTCGCCCTCCACCTGCACCCCTGGCATGTTTATGATCAGCAACCGGAATTATACCTGGGGCGACGACATTACCCTTCCATGCGACTCTGTGTTTACCGACGAGATTGCCTGGGAGCACATCTGGTCGGGTCGCGGCATGTCGCTCGAAGAATTTGAAACGGTTTACCAGACCAGGTTCCGGCAGGTACTCATTCCGCTGACCGACAGCAAGTTCTTTACGCATGATTTTCGATTTCGCTTTTACAACTGGGCATCCATAGCCGATGCCACCAACCCGGGAAACCGAAGCAATGTAGATCAGTGGAACCTTGACCTCATTCATCTCGATATCAACCGAAATCACCAGGATAAGTTTCATGATTATGTAGGTTTCTCCGGCCGTGCACCCTCCTTCCTTCGGCGCTACGAAACCATGCCCTACCGACAATACCGTGCGGCGCCCACCCCATCAGTAAAGCCAGGCCTCGAGCTGAAAATTACCAACCTAAGCAACGAAGTGATCAACACCAATTATCAATACTCTGTAAATCAGACTAATGGAGATCAGCAATTTGACTGGGACGGGGGCATTTGTGCGTTACCTCCGTTTCACCTGAACGGCTTCCTGCAATGCAGTGAAAGCTGCTCTCAGGCCTGCCCCAGTGTGGCTGCATTGTTTAAACTCGACTTTGGTATTGATACTACCTCGTTCAAAATTGTTCACCGGGTCAATGGCACTGGCCCGCATACACATCTGGGCGACAGCCTCGAATACCTCCAGGGGTTTTACAATTATTTTGCGTACGACGACGGTACACCGGAAGCCGGGTATAGCCTCGAGCCGGCCGGCGCCTACCTGGCCTATCAGTTTCAGCTCAACACACCCGATACCCTCACAGGGGTGCAGTTTCTTTTCAATCGCACCCTCAACGACGGCAACAGCCGGCTTTTCGACCTGATCGTCTGGCGCGACCTTGCCGGGCAACCCGGACAGATTGCATACCGCAAAGTCCGCCTGCGACCTCAGTGGAGCGACGAGCGTTACGGATTCCATCTCTACACTATCGATCAGCCAGTAGTGATCGGCGGAACATTCTATGTAGGACTCATGCAGGAAGAACCCGGCAGCCTGAACATCGGTCTCGACAGGGTAAACAACAGCCGGCAATACCTGTTTATCAATACCGACGGCATCTGGCGCAACAGCCAGATTGATGGTGCGCTGATGATCCGGCCTGTGTTTGGCAAGCCCTACCTCGTGGGGCAAACCGAGTTTGCTGATCACAACACTTTCCGCATCTGGCCAAATCCAGCCACAAATAAGATTAACATTGATACTGGACACACCCTCGGGCCTGATACCCAGGTTCTTATCAGCGACATCAGTGGCCGGTTGATCAAAACCTTGCCCTACAGGGAGCAAATTGATCTGCACGACCTCAGGCCAGGCACTTATGTAGTCTCAATCTTTGAAAAAAATCATTTGGTATATCACGCACGATTGCTTGTTCAACCCCAATGA